One window of Deltaproteobacteria bacterium genomic DNA carries:
- a CDS encoding ABC transporter permease has protein sequence MEYSRGRAGRLRILASRIGLLPVLVVALSVYYSISQPRFATISNLLIVLRQMSFLLILGCAQMLPVLTTGVDLSVGSIIGIVSVLSAIFSLKYGVVAGFALAIVASLIIGFANGIAIGYIGVAPFAVTLGMLSMVHGIALIITSGQTVHGMPLEYMILGAGYIWKIPIPVIISICLTAVTWVLLYTTRFGRHLYAVGGDPESSRLSGIDVRKYLMYAYVYCGLFSGICGILLSSRVYSGTPNLGQAGLMLDSIAVVVIGGVTFSGGEGHLFGVILGVVLIAILSNGFDLVGVSSFVKMVVTGAIICVAIIVDKYRKRS, from the coding sequence ATGGAATACAGCAGGGGACGTGCCGGCAGGTTGAGAATCCTCGCGTCCAGGATCGGATTGCTCCCGGTCTTGGTGGTTGCCCTCAGTGTTTACTATTCCATCAGTCAGCCGAGGTTTGCAACGATTTCGAACCTCCTGATAGTCCTCCGCCAGATGTCCTTCTTGCTGATACTGGGTTGTGCCCAGATGCTCCCGGTGCTTACCACGGGAGTCGATCTATCGGTGGGGTCGATAATCGGAATCGTGAGTGTCCTCTCCGCGATTTTCAGCCTGAAATACGGGGTCGTGGCCGGATTCGCACTTGCAATTGTCGCCAGCCTCATAATCGGTTTTGCAAACGGAATAGCCATAGGTTACATAGGGGTCGCCCCTTTTGCCGTCACTCTTGGAATGCTTTCCATGGTCCACGGAATCGCCTTGATAATAACCTCGGGCCAGACCGTCCACGGGATGCCGCTGGAGTACATGATTCTCGGGGCCGGATATATCTGGAAGATACCGATCCCGGTCATCATCTCGATTTGCCTGACTGCGGTCACATGGGTGCTCCTCTACACGACCCGATTCGGCAGGCACCTCTACGCGGTCGGTGGAGATCCTGAATCCTCACGGCTTTCCGGGATAGACGTACGCAAGTACCTGATGTATGCCTATGTCTACTGCGGTCTTTTCTCGGGCATATGCGGAATCCTGCTCTCGTCGAGAGTCTACTCGGGAACGCCCAACCTGGGGCAGGCGGGGTTGATGCTCGACTCGATCGCGGTCGTCGTCATCGGGGGAGTTACGTTCTCGGGCGGCGAGGGGCACCTGTTCGGGGTCATCCTGGGGGTCGTCTTGATAGCCATCCTGTCGAATGGATTCGATCTGGTCGGGGTTTCCTCCTTTGTCAAGATGGTGGTGACAGGTGCGATCATCTGCGTTGCCATAATAGTGGACAAGTACCGCAAGCGCTCCTAG
- a CDS encoding substrate-binding domain-containing protein has protein sequence MKRRSPIVLTIVVGMAFLLVGFTSSVQAGAKWYPFEVEAIYKWGDTVIEDFSPPEKANRPYRLGISLPLIKNPYWVNIAYGVWSEAKSLGCETTILAAASYDDLPTQISQIENLVQRGIDALLLGPISFEGTARVVEETIDKGIPVFMLAQTTKSVRVSGIALANDYKLGYDLGQWVIRDSGGNANLVLLSGPSGITWTSLLSKGLHAAVRGYSGIKILDERWTDIDVAVGQNTAENLLQAYPDLNYITAVDVLGHGAANALIAARKTDTVKLGMVYASEESLPYIRNGSVDIGFSEPTVILARIVVDLAVKHLNGEQNVPYIIHPASVGITKANIDKLDKTNFYAPSGWRVPITTGK, from the coding sequence ATGAAGAGAAGAAGTCCGATCGTTTTGACTATTGTCGTTGGAATGGCTTTCCTGCTGGTCGGCTTTACTTCATCGGTGCAGGCGGGTGCGAAGTGGTACCCCTTCGAAGTGGAAGCCATCTACAAGTGGGGCGACACCGTCATAGAGGATTTTTCTCCGCCTGAAAAGGCGAATCGCCCGTACAGGCTCGGCATTTCTCTGCCTCTGATAAAGAACCCATATTGGGTAAACATCGCCTACGGTGTGTGGTCCGAGGCGAAGTCGCTGGGATGTGAAACCACGATACTGGCGGCCGCCAGCTACGACGACCTTCCTACCCAGATCAGCCAGATCGAGAATCTGGTGCAGCGGGGGATCGACGCCCTGCTTCTCGGTCCGATCAGTTTCGAGGGAACGGCCCGCGTTGTGGAAGAGACGATCGACAAAGGGATTCCCGTGTTCATGCTGGCCCAGACGACCAAGAGTGTGAGGGTCTCGGGCATCGCCCTTGCCAACGACTACAAACTCGGCTACGACCTGGGGCAGTGGGTCATCAGGGATTCCGGAGGAAATGCTAACCTGGTCCTCCTCTCAGGGCCCAGCGGGATCACGTGGACCTCGCTCCTGTCGAAGGGACTTCACGCGGCGGTGCGCGGGTATTCCGGGATCAAGATACTCGACGAGCGCTGGACGGACATAGACGTGGCCGTGGGCCAGAACACCGCGGAGAACCTCTTGCAGGCCTACCCTGATCTCAACTACATCACGGCGGTTGACGTTCTCGGGCATGGGGCCGCAAACGCCCTGATCGCCGCAAGGAAGACCGACACGGTCAAGTTGGGCATGGTCTATGCCTCTGAGGAGAGCCTCCCTTATATCAGGAACGGTTCCGTCGACATCGGATTCTCGGAACCCACAGTCATCCTTGCCAGGATCGTGGTGGATCTCGCCGTCAAACACCTGAACGGCGAACAGAATGTGCCGTACATCATACACCCGGCCTCGGTGGGCATCACGAAGGCAAATATCGACAAGCTCGACAAGACCAATTTCTATGCGCCCAGCGGGTGGCGTGTCCCCATCACCACGGGCAAATAG
- a CDS encoding dipeptide ABC transporter ATP-binding protein: MDELLSVSDLKVHFPIKKGLFSRTIGHVYAVDGISFTLKKGETIGLVGESGCGKTTTGLAVLRLIEPTSGRVVFNGVEMSGVAKPALRSLRRQMQIIFQDPYSSLNPRMTVNQIIADPMNVHGVYQGRQREERIAYLLEKVGLTPEQGRRYPHEFSGGQRQRIGIARALALNPQLIIGDEPVSALDVSIQAQIINLLIDLQEEFRLSYIIIAHDLAVVEHICDRIAVMYLGKIVETASFRDLYTDPKHPYTQALLSAVPVADPRRGRERIILKGDVPSPINPPPGCRFHPRCPYRIEPCDRIEPSLKGLGGDRHVACHLY; the protein is encoded by the coding sequence ATGGACGAGCTTCTCTCGGTCTCAGACCTCAAGGTCCACTTCCCCATAAAGAAGGGGCTCTTTTCCCGAACGATCGGCCATGTCTATGCCGTCGACGGAATCAGCTTCACCCTGAAAAAGGGCGAGACAATCGGTCTGGTGGGTGAAAGCGGGTGCGGCAAGACGACCACCGGTCTGGCCGTCCTGAGGCTTATCGAGCCCACCTCGGGAAGGGTCGTGTTCAACGGGGTCGAGATGTCCGGGGTGGCCAAACCCGCCCTCAGGTCCCTGAGGAGGCAGATGCAGATCATCTTCCAGGACCCTTACTCTTCCCTCAACCCCCGGATGACGGTGAATCAGATCATAGCCGACCCCATGAACGTCCACGGCGTCTACCAGGGCCGCCAGAGGGAGGAGAGGATCGCCTATCTCCTCGAAAAGGTCGGCCTCACCCCGGAGCAGGGAAGGCGCTACCCCCACGAGTTCAGCGGCGGCCAGCGCCAGAGAATAGGGATCGCCCGCGCCCTGGCCCTGAACCCACAGCTCATCATAGGGGACGAGCCTGTCTCGGCACTGGACGTCTCCATCCAGGCCCAGATCATCAACCTGCTCATCGACCTCCAAGAGGAGTTTCGGCTCTCCTACATCATCATAGCCCACGACCTTGCGGTGGTGGAACACATCTGCGACCGCATAGCCGTCATGTACCTGGGGAAGATCGTGGAGACGGCCTCTTTTCGCGACCTCTATACCGACCCCAAACACCCCTACACTCAAGCCCTGCTCTCGGCCGTGCCCGTGGCGGATCCGAGAAGAGGCAGGGAAAGGATCATCCTGAAGGGGGACGTGCCCAGTCCCATCAACCCGCCCCCGGGATGCCGTTTCCATCCACGCTGCCCTTACCGGATCGAGCCCTGCGACAGGATCGAACCCTCGCTCAAGGGCCTGGGAGGCGACCGGCATGTGGCGTGCCATCTCTACTGA
- a CDS encoding TRAP transporter large permease, whose amino-acid sequence MLLIVMIIFVGFLLFGFPVLMAMGIGALLYATVEGLPASLISYSIFQALNSFPLIAGPLFILMGTLVNEFGETERIYDFARLLLRRGRGYTAKVNVIVSLIFSGISGSAVADIGGLGQVEIRAMEGEGYTTAYAAALTSASSTIGPHVPSEYSPDHLCGNRPDFNPPRAPGRGAPRAGHNAGFVYLCRPSDARQASRSSRRQAPGSARFRQGWRECEFFQSLWLMLVGVFSPSEAGAFAVIYIIILQVVRRTFSLKRLKRCLVETYKSIACIFMIIAIAEFLTKVLTLEHFPELVTRWFTSITASPITILLLINAMVLIIGMFMEMVSTLIILTPILLVITNAIGVDPFHLGVILVFNLEIGMFTPPLGVGVYTVAKVGNVPPDKVFRELLTLYWPLLIALLIITFFPALSLWLPGLMD is encoded by the coding sequence ATGCTACTGATAGTGATGATCATATTCGTCGGTTTCCTGCTGTTCGGGTTCCCCGTGCTCATGGCCATGGGAATCGGCGCCCTGTTGTACGCAACCGTCGAGGGACTGCCTGCCTCACTGATCTCTTACTCCATCTTTCAAGCCCTCAATTCTTTTCCTCTGATTGCCGGTCCGCTGTTTATTCTTATGGGAACCCTGGTCAATGAATTCGGAGAGACGGAACGCATCTATGACTTCGCACGCCTGCTTCTGCGGCGGGGGAGGGGGTACACGGCAAAGGTCAATGTCATTGTGAGTCTGATTTTTTCAGGTATCTCGGGCTCTGCTGTTGCAGACATCGGAGGGCTCGGACAGGTGGAGATAAGAGCGATGGAGGGCGAGGGCTATACCACGGCTTATGCCGCGGCCCTGACATCGGCGAGCTCGACGATCGGGCCCCATGTTCCCTCCGAGTATTCCCCTGATCATCTATGCGGTAACCGCCCAGATTTCAACCCTCCGCGCGCTCCTGGCCGGGGCGCTCCCCGCGCTGGTCATAACGCTGGTTTTGTATATCTTTGTCGTCCTTCAGACGCCCGGCAAGCTTCCCGGAGTTCCCGCCGCCAGGCTCCAGGGTCGGCCCGATTCCGACAGGGATGGAGAGAATGTGAGTTTTTCCAAAGCCTTTGGCTGATGCTCGTCGGCGTGTTCAGTCCCAGTGAAGCAGGCGCCTTCGCTGTCATCTACATCATAATTCTGCAGGTAGTGCGCCGAACGTTCAGCTTGAAGAGATTGAAGCGTTGCCTGGTGGAGACGTACAAATCAATTGCGTGTATCTTCATGATCATAGCCATAGCCGAATTCCTGACAAAGGTGCTGACACTCGAGCATTTTCCGGAATTGGTGACCCGCTGGTTCACGAGCATCACCGCCAGTCCCATAACGATCCTGTTGCTCATCAACGCAATGGTGCTCATTATCGGGATGTTCATGGAGATGGTTTCAACGCTGATAATCCTGACACCGATCCTCCTCGTCATAACGAATGCTATCGGTGTTGATCCTTTTCATCTGGGAGTGATACTGGTCTTCAATCTGGAGATCGGCATGTTCACACCGCCCCTCGGCGTGGGGGTCTACACGGTGGCGAAGGTCGGGAATGTGCCTCCGGACAAGGTCTTCAGGGAACTACTCACCTTGTACTGGCCGCTGCTCATAGCACTCCTCATCATAACGTTTTTCCCGGCCCTGTCCCTTTGGCTGCCGGGCCTGATGGACTAA
- a CDS encoding aspartate aminotransferase family protein, whose translation MASFYDEYVKRTPASRKEAELAQSVIPGGVGSPIQLWDPYPIFVKESKGAYLWDLDGNRYIDFGMCYAAMIAGHANPIIAEAINQQTRKGTLYGLPAAPARELAEEIRRRYPVMEMIRFTQSGVEATTYAVRLARAATNKLGVIKVEGAYHGASDTLMVSCAVPSNTPAGPDWMPSSIVESAGIPPGATAHTHVVQFNHLESLEYQLKKHEGEIACFIIEPCMTNGGVIPPDPGYLEGVRELTRRHNVLLIFDEVKVGCRIAEGGACERYGIEPDLVTLAKAIGGGTPLGAFGGRRDLMNLITPLGTTFHSGTYNANPLTTAAGLACLTRVLTREVYERLNRLGDRYASGLEEIIDRLGLPACVTHEGPLGGIQFVPDKPHNYRQANQCNKEMWRQYWYGMLSKGVIPMGSAWFEEYSISVAHTDEDIDEALNITEDVLKVIREGM comes from the coding sequence ATGGCAAGCTTCTATGACGAGTATGTGAAACGAACTCCGGCGTCCCGAAAGGAGGCGGAGTTGGCCCAGTCTGTTATTCCCGGCGGGGTTGGAAGCCCGATCCAGCTCTGGGACCCGTATCCCATCTTTGTGAAGGAGAGCAAGGGGGCCTACCTCTGGGACCTGGACGGCAACAGGTACATCGACTTCGGAATGTGTTATGCCGCCATGATCGCAGGGCATGCCAACCCAATTATCGCCGAGGCCATCAACCAGCAGACCAGGAAAGGGACCCTGTACGGTCTTCCAGCAGCCCCTGCCAGGGAACTGGCCGAGGAGATCCGCCGCCGCTACCCTGTGATGGAGATGATCCGCTTCACCCAGTCGGGAGTCGAAGCGACGACGTACGCCGTCCGTCTTGCAAGGGCAGCCACTAACAAGCTCGGGGTGATCAAGGTCGAAGGGGCCTACCACGGGGCGAGCGATACGCTGATGGTGAGTTGCGCGGTTCCATCCAACACACCGGCCGGACCAGACTGGATGCCTTCTTCGATTGTTGAAAGTGCGGGCATTCCGCCCGGTGCTACGGCTCACACGCACGTGGTGCAGTTCAACCATCTGGAGAGCCTGGAGTATCAGTTGAAAAAACACGAGGGCGAGATAGCGTGCTTCATCATCGAGCCGTGTATGACGAACGGAGGGGTGATTCCTCCTGATCCGGGTTATCTGGAAGGGGTTCGGGAACTGACCCGCAGGCACAACGTGCTCCTCATATTTGACGAAGTGAAGGTCGGTTGCCGGATCGCCGAAGGTGGGGCATGCGAGAGATACGGCATCGAGCCGGACCTGGTCACCCTTGCCAAGGCCATCGGAGGGGGGACCCCGCTGGGCGCCTTCGGAGGGAGGCGTGACCTCATGAACCTGATCACCCCCCTGGGGACCACGTTTCACTCCGGAACCTACAATGCCAACCCCCTGACCACCGCCGCGGGGCTTGCCTGCCTGACCAGGGTGCTGACCCGCGAGGTTTACGAGAGGCTGAACCGCTTGGGCGACAGATACGCCTCCGGTCTCGAGGAGATCATCGACCGGTTGGGGCTTCCCGCCTGCGTCACCCACGAGGGTCCCCTGGGGGGGATCCAGTTTGTTCCGGACAAGCCCCACAACTACCGCCAGGCGAACCAGTGCAACAAGGAGATGTGGCGGCAGTACTGGTACGGAATGCTCAGCAAGGGTGTCATTCCCATGGGCAGCGCGTGGTTTGAGGAATACTCCATCTCGGTTGCCCACACCGACGAGGATATCGATGAAGCCCTGAACATCACAGAAGACGTGTTGAAGGTCATAAGAGAAGGGATGTGA
- a CDS encoding sugar ABC transporter ATP-binding protein has product MEPLLVISNISKHFGGVSALANVDLELFKGEILGLVGDNGAGKSTLLKILTGAYRPDSGRIYFEGREVKIRSPRHSRELGIEMVYQHLALCRHLDIASNLFLARELTVSLFGLIHFLCKRKMEQMAIETLRSLKIDVKDPREIVNNLSGGQQQAVAIGKAIRFGPKLVLMDEPTANLAVREASKVVELMRDLRGRGISIIFVTHRLQDIFEVADRVLVLKGGMPVDCRPTAELDQEELVRLMFIGKRSANGA; this is encoded by the coding sequence ATGGAACCCTTGCTCGTAATCTCCAATATCAGCAAGCACTTCGGCGGGGTCAGCGCCCTGGCCAACGTGGATCTTGAGCTGTTCAAGGGCGAGATCCTCGGCCTGGTCGGTGACAACGGAGCGGGAAAATCGACTCTGCTGAAGATACTCACCGGCGCCTACAGGCCTGACAGCGGGCGTATCTACTTCGAAGGCAGGGAAGTCAAGATTCGTTCCCCACGTCACTCCCGTGAGTTGGGAATCGAGATGGTCTACCAGCATCTCGCCCTCTGCAGACACCTCGATATTGCATCCAACCTGTTCCTGGCGCGGGAGCTTACGGTGTCTCTATTCGGGCTCATCCATTTTCTCTGCAAGAGAAAGATGGAACAGATGGCCATCGAGACTCTCCGGAGCCTCAAGATCGACGTCAAGGATCCCAGGGAGATCGTCAACAACCTCTCCGGAGGACAGCAGCAGGCCGTTGCCATCGGGAAGGCTATCAGGTTCGGTCCCAAGCTGGTCTTGATGGATGAACCTACGGCCAACCTTGCCGTGCGTGAAGCCTCAAAGGTGGTCGAGCTCATGCGCGACCTGAGAGGGAGGGGGATATCGATCATCTTCGTCACGCACCGCCTCCAGGACATCTTCGAGGTGGCCGACCGGGTGCTCGTCCTCAAGGGCGGAATGCCGGTGGATTGCAGGCCCACCGCGGAGCTCGACCAGGAGGAACTGGTGAGGCTGATGTTCATCGGGAAGAGATCGGCCAACGGGGCGTGA
- a CDS encoding ABC transporter ATP-binding protein yields MVSPDQHLLQVQELRTYFYTFEGTARAVDDVSFSLNRGETLGLVGESGCGKSVTALSIMRLVPEPPGRIVHGRVEFDGTDLLKLSMDEMRHVRGNRISMIFQEPMTSLNPVFTIGDQISEMFILHQKLGKKESWNRAVEMLRLVQIPSPEKRIREYPHQLSGGMRQRAMIAMALSCDPEILIADEPTTALDVTIQAQVLDLMLKLKEDFDAAIILITHDLGVVAEIAQRIEVMYAGKVVEEAETIAIFEDPKHPYTRGLLRSIPKLGQRARYGRQRLQEISGMVPSLYELPPGCTFFPRCPEAKPVCRREAPRLIDLGGSHKVRCWLYQDG; encoded by the coding sequence ATGGTTTCACCCGATCAACACCTCCTCCAGGTCCAAGAGCTGAGGACGTATTTCTACACCTTCGAGGGCACTGCCAGGGCCGTCGACGATGTGAGCTTCTCCTTGAACAGGGGCGAGACCCTCGGACTGGTGGGGGAGTCGGGCTGCGGCAAGAGCGTAACCGCCCTGTCGATCATGCGGCTCGTGCCCGAGCCTCCCGGCAGAATCGTCCACGGAAGGGTCGAGTTTGACGGGACAGACCTGCTCAAGCTTTCCATGGACGAGATGCGCCACGTACGGGGCAACCGTATCTCGATGATCTTCCAGGAACCCATGACCTCTCTGAATCCGGTCTTCACCATCGGCGACCAGATCTCGGAGATGTTCATCCTCCACCAGAAACTCGGCAAGAAGGAGAGCTGGAACCGAGCGGTAGAGATGTTGAGGCTGGTCCAGATCCCCTCCCCTGAAAAGCGGATCCGCGAGTATCCCCATCAGCTTTCAGGGGGGATGCGGCAGCGGGCGATGATCGCCATGGCCCTTTCCTGTGACCCGGAGATACTGATTGCCGACGAACCCACCACGGCCCTGGATGTTACGATTCAGGCCCAGGTTCTCGATCTCATGCTCAAGCTCAAGGAGGATTTCGATGCCGCCATCATCCTGATCACCCACGACCTCGGGGTGGTCGCGGAGATAGCCCAGCGGATCGAGGTGATGTATGCCGGCAAGGTGGTGGAGGAGGCTGAAACCATCGCCATCTTTGAGGACCCGAAACACCCCTACACCCGGGGCCTTCTCAGGTCGATCCCCAAGCTGGGCCAGAGGGCCCGTTACGGCCGCCAGCGCCTCCAGGAGATCTCCGGGATGGTTCCTAGCCTCTACGAGTTGCCTCCTGGATGCACCTTCTTCCCCCGGTGTCCCGAGGCCAAGCCTGTGTGCCGGAGGGAAGCCCCTCGGCTGATCGACCTCGGTGGCTCCCACAAGGTAAGGTGCTGGCTCTATCAGGACGGATAA
- a CDS encoding ABC transporter substrate-binding protein → MKKTLCFLSTVVFVMAFVGFGGQAWSASSIVVGVDSGPITMDPGGSLADPNFSVMANLFDGLLQRKVDGKLYPALAERYEHPDLVTWKFYLRKGVKFQNGNPFTADDVKFTLERLKDPKCCSEFMDLGKEIASVEIIDDYTVVVKTGTPDPSFDQNLDIVFMMDKESTETRDQGDVGVKPIGTGAYRLVEWVKGSYVKMTANKDYWEGAPPIENVEIRPVTESSTRFAALVSGEVEMISGVPVELYDRLVKNPKIEVVSRPGRRVIFLALGNKPGDPWADMRVRRAMYMAINEEEIITKVMRSQASPASQLADSAMVGYAEDIQRLPYDPARARKLLEEAGYADGFDITLAGPNDRYVQDEKICEAVAKYLAKVGIRCKLDVKPKAVFFPEIVAGDKYDFYLLGWLSNTYDYRQNYTFLFYTRGQEKGYGAWNGTSWSDPALDKLFDATDGMVDKEERRAALEDLNRKVMERIGVIPLHYGLNTYAFQKASGIRFTPRPDRWLVFKDISKE, encoded by the coding sequence ATGAAAAAGACTCTCTGCTTTCTCTCCACTGTCGTTTTCGTCATGGCCTTTGTCGGTTTCGGGGGACAAGCCTGGAGCGCCTCTTCCATCGTGGTGGGTGTGGATTCGGGTCCCATCACCATGGATCCCGGCGGCTCTCTGGCAGATCCCAATTTCTCCGTCATGGCAAATCTCTTTGACGGCCTGCTCCAGCGCAAGGTGGACGGCAAGCTCTACCCGGCCCTGGCCGAGCGCTACGAGCACCCGGACCTGGTGACCTGGAAGTTCTATCTCAGGAAAGGAGTGAAGTTCCAAAACGGCAATCCCTTTACCGCTGACGACGTCAAGTTCACCCTCGAGCGTCTGAAGGATCCTAAGTGCTGCTCGGAGTTCATGGATCTGGGCAAGGAGATCGCCTCGGTGGAGATCATCGACGACTACACGGTCGTCGTCAAGACCGGCACTCCGGACCCCTCCTTTGATCAGAACCTCGACATCGTCTTCATGATGGACAAGGAGTCCACAGAGACGAGGGACCAGGGCGACGTAGGGGTCAAGCCCATCGGCACAGGAGCCTACAGGCTGGTTGAATGGGTCAAGGGGTCCTACGTGAAAATGACGGCCAACAAGGACTACTGGGAAGGTGCCCCGCCGATCGAAAACGTGGAGATCAGACCCGTCACCGAGTCTTCCACACGTTTCGCAGCCCTGGTCTCCGGAGAGGTGGAGATGATCTCGGGAGTACCCGTGGAGCTCTACGACAGGCTGGTCAAGAATCCCAAGATCGAGGTCGTCTCCCGCCCGGGCCGGAGGGTCATTTTCCTCGCCCTGGGAAACAAGCCGGGCGACCCTTGGGCCGACATGCGGGTCCGCAGGGCCATGTACATGGCGATCAACGAAGAAGAGATCATCACCAAGGTCATGAGGAGCCAGGCCTCACCGGCGAGCCAGCTTGCCGACTCGGCCATGGTCGGTTATGCAGAAGACATACAGAGGCTCCCCTATGATCCGGCCCGGGCCAGGAAACTCCTGGAGGAGGCCGGCTATGCCGACGGTTTCGATATCACCCTGGCAGGCCCGAACGATCGCTATGTCCAGGACGAAAAGATCTGCGAAGCCGTGGCCAAGTACCTGGCCAAGGTCGGGATCAGGTGCAAGCTCGACGTAAAACCAAAGGCCGTGTTTTTCCCGGAGATCGTGGCGGGTGACAAGTACGACTTCTATCTGCTCGGCTGGCTGTCCAATACCTACGACTATCGCCAGAACTACACCTTCCTCTTCTACACCCGGGGCCAGGAAAAGGGTTACGGCGCATGGAACGGGACGAGTTGGAGCGACCCCGCCCTCGACAAGCTCTTCGATGCCACCGACGGGATGGTCGACAAGGAGGAGCGCCGCGCAGCCCTGGAGGATCTCAACAGAAAGGTAATGGAGAGGATCGGCGTTATCCCTCTCCATTACGGGTTGAATACCTACGCCTTCCAGAAGGCGAGCGGGATCCGCTTCACCCCGAGACCCGACCGATGGCTGGTCTTCAAGGATATCTCCAAGGAGTAG
- a CDS encoding amidohydrolase family protein, translated as MGENSFLAFAGGTIIDGTGKDPVEDAVLVVHGAVIEAVGSRGEVEVPAGCEVVDVSGKTVMPGMFDCHCHVSLITMSIEKRLFTPKTVEIFQTAQMMRRTLHAGFTTIREPGILNDIGLREAVEMGLVEGPRLVLAGGIGQTGGHFDEYYPRGVEVPLLEAEICDGVAEVQKAARRVLRRGFDFIKVCVTGGVASPADSPEYTEWTLEELKAIVHEASARGKAVMAHAEGTEGIKNAIRAGVRTVEHGSMLDDEAVEMFLETGTYLVPTIVVFETLVERGEEMGLTPVSLAKAKRLRDTHLKSFSRAAAAGIRIALGTDAIHEEMHGRNARELELMVRHGFTPMQALVAATKTSAQACRLDDRLGTLEAGKLASLLVVAGDPLKDISILQEPSRLLAVMKEGAFSVDRLGRQAPTA; from the coding sequence ATGGGAGAAAACAGTTTTCTTGCTTTTGCCGGCGGTACGATCATCGACGGCACGGGAAAGGATCCGGTGGAGGACGCGGTCCTGGTCGTCCACGGGGCGGTCATCGAGGCTGTGGGGAGCAGAGGCGAGGTCGAAGTCCCTGCCGGGTGCGAGGTCGTCGATGTCTCGGGAAAGACGGTCATGCCCGGCATGTTCGACTGCCACTGCCACGTATCCCTGATCACCATGAGTATCGAGAAAAGGCTCTTCACTCCCAAGACCGTGGAAATTTTTCAAACTGCCCAAATGATGAGACGGACACTCCATGCAGGATTCACCACTATCCGGGAGCCGGGAATACTCAATGACATCGGTCTCAGAGAGGCCGTGGAGATGGGTCTGGTCGAAGGCCCGAGGCTTGTGCTTGCAGGCGGAATCGGCCAGACCGGAGGGCACTTCGACGAGTACTATCCCCGCGGCGTCGAGGTCCCGCTGCTTGAGGCCGAGATCTGCGACGGGGTGGCCGAGGTCCAGAAGGCCGCGAGAAGGGTTCTCCGCAGAGGGTTTGATTTCATAAAGGTCTGTGTCACAGGCGGTGTTGCCTCACCCGCCGATTCGCCGGAATACACGGAGTGGACCCTTGAGGAACTGAAGGCGATTGTCCATGAGGCATCGGCCCGGGGCAAGGCCGTCATGGCCCATGCAGAGGGGACAGAAGGGATAAAGAACGCGATCCGTGCCGGCGTCCGGACCGTGGAACACGGCAGCATGCTCGACGACGAGGCGGTCGAGATGTTCCTTGAGACTGGCACCTACCTGGTCCCGACGATCGTCGTTTTCGAGACGCTCGTGGAGCGCGGGGAGGAGATGGGCCTCACCCCGGTTTCACTGGCCAAGGCCAAGCGCCTGAGAGATACTCACCTCAAGAGCTTTTCCAGGGCGGCTGCAGCGGGAATCAGGATCGCCCTCGGGACAGACGCCATCCACGAAGAGATGCACGGCAGGAACGCCCGCGAGCTTGAACTCATGGTCCGCCACGGGTTCACCCCCATGCAGGCCCTTGTAGCGGCCACAAAAACCTCGGCCCAGGCCTGCCGGCTCGACGACAGGCTCGGCACCCTGGAGGCGGGCAAACTGGCCTCCCTCCTGGTCGTGGCCGGCGATCCCCTGAAGGATATCTCGATTCTCCAGGAGCCGTCGCGCCTTCTCGCGGTGATGAAGGAAGGGGCCTTCTCGGTGGACAGGCTGGGCCGCCAGGCTCCCACGGCCTGA
- a CDS encoding TRAP transporter small permease subunit has translation MGKLINVIENVIDHVQIVLLCSIVGAIGAQIFSRTLFNRPLEFPEELSMFTLIAIVILGIVVVEKEDAHIKVEFFYERMPRTAKKSVRVLGKILTFILVLAILDGEKQLFPRIIHLKTKAARIPYLWIHAIIVVACILWLVMIAYTLFQILKGQES, from the coding sequence ATGGGAAAGCTGATAAACGTTATCGAGAACGTCATCGATCACGTTCAGATCGTCCTTTTGTGCTCCATCGTCGGAGCGATCGGGGCACAGATCTTCTCCCGGACACTCTTCAACAGACCCCTCGAGTTTCCAGAAGAACTCAGCATGTTCACATTGATCGCGATCGTCATACTCGGCATCGTAGTCGTCGAGAAGGAAGATGCTCACATAAAGGTGGAGTTCTTCTATGAAAGGATGCCCCGAACAGCGAAGAAATCGGTCAGGGTACTGGGCAAGATACTCACCTTCATCCTCGTCTTGGCGATACTGGACGGCGAAAAGCAGTTGTTCCCGAGAATCATCCATTTGAAGACAAAGGCCGCGAGAATCCCCTACTTGTGGATTCATGCCATCATCGTCGTCGCGTGCATTTTGTGGCTCGTAATGATCGCATATACGTTGTTCCAAATCCTCAAGGGACAAGAGTCATAG